One Gordonia sp. SID5947 genomic region harbors:
- a CDS encoding alkyl sulfatase dimerization domain-containing protein, whose amino-acid sequence MGSPQEATPTVADANSAARSTLPFDNTIDLENASRGLIATLESAVITGADGNPVWDCGEFGFLTESCPPTANPSLWRQSELVARHGLFEVTERVYQLRGLDLSNMTVIEGDTGVIIIDPLISAETAAAGLKLYRDQRGDRPVKAVIYTHSHIDHFGGVKGVTTQEAVDAGECAIVAPAGMVEHAVAENVYAGTAMGRRAAYMYGAALPRGPQGAVGAGLGQSTSTGHAGLILPTIDISETGHTETIDGVTIEFQMTPGTEAPAEMNFYFPQMRALCMAENATHTLHNLLTLRGALVRDPHVWSKYLTEAITMFAGRSDVLFASHHWPTWGTKELTEFLAQQRDLYGYLHDQTLRALNQGRTGLEIAEDIQLPPALENAWHTHGYYGSVSHNVKAIYQRYMGWFDGNPAHLWEHPPVESAKRHVEFMGGVDAVVDKARKTFADGDFRFTATALNYVLFTEPDHAAARELQADTLEQLGYGSENGTWRNFFLMGAYELRNGAVGTPTTTAAPDIVGAMTVEQLFDAISLRVDGPASWDAHITLDWIISDEGIRHRTELRNGVLVHFDVPEEAAGAAEATFTLTKAALLGVLLGGVNLDGAISDGSISVEGDAARFTELAGHLDEPDPDFAIVTP is encoded by the coding sequence ATGGGGAGCCCACAAGAGGCGACTCCGACCGTTGCGGACGCGAATTCCGCGGCTCGGTCCACTCTTCCGTTCGACAACACGATCGACCTCGAGAATGCTTCGCGCGGGTTGATCGCCACCTTGGAATCAGCGGTCATCACCGGTGCCGACGGAAACCCGGTGTGGGACTGCGGTGAGTTCGGATTCCTCACCGAGAGTTGCCCTCCGACGGCCAACCCAAGTCTGTGGCGCCAGTCCGAATTGGTGGCGCGCCACGGTCTGTTCGAGGTGACCGAGCGCGTCTATCAGCTGCGCGGACTGGATCTGTCCAACATGACGGTGATCGAGGGCGACACCGGCGTCATCATCATCGACCCGCTGATCTCCGCCGAGACGGCAGCAGCCGGACTGAAGCTCTACCGCGACCAGCGCGGCGACCGTCCGGTCAAGGCGGTCATCTACACCCACTCGCACATCGACCACTTCGGTGGCGTCAAAGGTGTGACCACGCAGGAAGCCGTCGACGCCGGGGAGTGCGCGATCGTCGCTCCGGCCGGGATGGTGGAACACGCTGTGGCCGAGAACGTCTACGCCGGAACGGCGATGGGTCGGCGCGCGGCATACATGTACGGTGCGGCACTGCCCCGCGGCCCGCAGGGCGCGGTGGGCGCAGGGCTAGGCCAGTCCACGTCAACCGGCCACGCGGGGCTGATCCTGCCGACGATCGACATCTCCGAGACCGGCCACACCGAGACGATCGACGGCGTGACGATCGAGTTCCAGATGACGCCGGGGACCGAGGCCCCCGCGGAGATGAACTTCTACTTCCCGCAGATGCGCGCCCTGTGCATGGCCGAGAACGCCACCCACACACTGCACAATCTGTTGACCCTTCGTGGCGCTCTGGTGCGCGATCCGCATGTCTGGTCGAAGTATCTGACCGAGGCCATCACCATGTTCGCGGGACGCTCCGATGTCCTGTTCGCCTCGCATCACTGGCCGACGTGGGGCACCAAGGAACTCACAGAGTTCCTTGCTCAGCAACGTGATCTGTATGGATATCTGCACGACCAGACATTGCGTGCGCTCAATCAGGGCCGGACGGGACTGGAGATCGCCGAGGACATCCAGTTGCCCCCGGCGCTGGAGAACGCCTGGCACACCCACGGCTACTACGGCTCGGTCAGCCACAACGTCAAAGCCATCTACCAGCGATACATGGGATGGTTCGACGGCAATCCGGCGCACCTGTGGGAACACCCGCCGGTGGAGTCGGCCAAACGGCACGTCGAATTCATGGGTGGTGTGGACGCCGTCGTCGACAAAGCCCGCAAGACCTTCGCCGACGGCGATTTCCGCTTTACGGCAACCGCGCTCAATTACGTATTGTTCACCGAGCCGGATCACGCGGCGGCACGAGAACTCCAGGCCGACACCCTGGAACAGCTGGGCTACGGTTCGGAGAACGGCACGTGGCGCAACTTCTTCCTGATGGGCGCCTACGAATTGAGAAACGGGGCGGTGGGAACTCCGACGACAACCGCCGCGCCCGACATCGTCGGCGCGATGACGGTCGAGCAACTGTTCGACGCGATCTCGTTGCGTGTCGACGGTCCGGCGAGCTGGGATGCGCACATCACCCTCGACTGGATCATCAGTGACGAAGGCATCCGTCATCGCACCGAACTTCGCAATGGTGTCCTCGTCCATTTCGATGTTCCCGAAGAAGCCGCCGGAGCGGCCGAGGCCACCTTCACTCTGACGAAGGCAGCGCTGCTGGGCGTGCTGCTCGGCGGGGTGAACCTCGACGGTGCCATCTCCGACGGATCGATCTCCGTCGAAGGCGATGCCGCACGATTCACCGAGCTCGCCGGCCACCTCGACGAACCCGACCCGGATTTCGCCATCGTGACACCCTGA
- a CDS encoding TIGR00341 family protein, translated as MLSLIPDSQRRTLDELVDRLDLSAGERKSKQSAFWIMLTLSGIIAVSGVVADSTATVIGAMIVAPLSTPILGIGLGIVTARGKLILASVGYVLAGVVLVTLLGVVLSQLLPNPTNVLANSQVLGRTSPTLVDLLAALATGLVGAIAITRRDVGDVLPGVAIAISLVPPLGVVGVCLGSGSPALALGAFVLFASNVIAMIITSVIVLTIGSYGREAAAESDGETASTSRHARAYIVLAAALVVVAIPMVVNSLSSLWSRQVSTAAQAWLKAGGAQTAEVTGVTWSGSTVTVSVLAPQDLPPVDDLQHTVDELVPWDPEVVVVHTVGGRQAAQ; from the coding sequence GTGCTCAGTCTGATCCCCGATTCGCAGCGGCGCACCCTTGACGAACTCGTCGACCGTCTCGACCTGTCGGCGGGTGAGCGCAAGTCAAAACAATCGGCGTTCTGGATCATGCTGACCCTGTCGGGGATCATCGCGGTGTCCGGTGTGGTCGCCGACAGTACGGCCACGGTGATCGGCGCGATGATCGTTGCGCCGCTGTCCACCCCGATCCTCGGCATCGGTCTCGGGATCGTCACCGCCCGCGGTAAATTGATCCTGGCCAGCGTCGGCTACGTGCTCGCAGGCGTCGTGCTCGTCACGCTCCTCGGAGTGGTGCTGTCCCAGCTGTTGCCGAACCCGACAAACGTGCTGGCGAACTCCCAGGTTCTCGGCCGGACCTCGCCGACCTTGGTGGACCTGCTCGCCGCGCTGGCGACCGGCCTGGTCGGCGCCATCGCCATCACCCGCCGCGACGTCGGTGACGTGCTCCCCGGTGTCGCGATCGCCATCTCGCTGGTGCCGCCGCTCGGTGTGGTCGGGGTCTGCCTGGGCTCCGGCTCCCCTGCACTGGCCCTCGGCGCTTTCGTGTTGTTCGCCTCCAACGTGATCGCGATGATCATCACCAGCGTGATCGTGCTGACCATCGGCAGTTACGGCCGCGAGGCCGCTGCAGAGTCCGATGGTGAAACGGCCTCCACCAGCCGCCACGCGCGCGCCTACATCGTCCTGGCCGCCGCCCTCGTCGTGGTGGCCATCCCGATGGTGGTCAACTCGCTCTCATCACTGTGGTCACGACAGGTCTCGACCGCGGCCCAGGCGTGGCTGAAGGCGGGCGGCGCCCAGACCGCCGAGGTCACCGGGGTGACCTGGAGCGGCAGCACGGTGACCGTGAGTGTGCTGGCCCCGCAAGACCTGCCTCCGGTCGACGATCTCCAACACACTGTCGACGAGCTCGTTCCGTGGGACCCTGAAGTGGTGGTCGTACACACCGTCGGCGGTCGACAGGCTGCGCAGTGA
- a CDS encoding glycosyltransferase family 2 protein, giving the protein MTDVAPPPPEAEAIADHFRSVDSAPADYAVDRPSSGTNGFLITLVGLSIVFLCARTFLANVVFVDVPRDPVLFAKLHGDVVFPLRMFLIIFFISYAAFAYSNIWRRLFIGISLLGKFLAFCLVVDLTAWFLHHTGIVSISVFGVQMISGLAALAILPHTIMRQAQLPPQGPMPSVLQELPMKPFLIWLGCLLLSIAGAFVAIHVLYDVVAVLKDWAILGGIGAGVFLMQQILAVSTALFGLRALKASRSHDFAPRVAILVPAHNEAHSIAATIDAVDGAAESYPGGVHLYVVNNASSDETHEVALETIRNCEFITGEVLECPTPGKAIALNMGVEHISEEFIVRIDADTVIGPGCLDSAMRHFANPDVGCVGGLPLPLEEKTWIDKCRLIEVYMRHGFFQVSLDGYNAVMGIPGMFAVYRRSQLLEVGGMVQGMNGEDTDICMRLTAAGYHSIADPHAVYYSETPASYAHLREQRTRWFRSIYHLAARNRAILFDRRTMVGTFVLPFNLVNAARRAMLLPLLIYAALTGFVFHATFVTMRWQPIVATLLGMSMIMTVVVTLIWRASAVRFIPLYLGFRVLRSYFTLSSALSLIYPPMHPHLPRHLWSGHDMLTRRRELREHKVHEPDPDPLVPPDITQPG; this is encoded by the coding sequence ATGACCGACGTCGCCCCACCACCCCCGGAGGCCGAGGCGATCGCCGATCATTTCCGATCGGTCGACAGCGCACCTGCCGACTACGCGGTGGACCGGCCGTCGAGTGGCACCAACGGATTCCTCATCACGCTCGTCGGTCTGTCGATCGTGTTTCTCTGCGCGCGAACATTTCTGGCGAATGTGGTGTTCGTCGATGTGCCCAGGGATCCGGTGCTGTTCGCCAAACTGCACGGCGATGTCGTCTTTCCCCTTCGGATGTTTCTGATCATCTTCTTCATCTCGTACGCGGCATTCGCCTATTCGAACATCTGGCGCCGGTTGTTCATCGGCATCTCGCTGTTGGGAAAGTTCCTGGCGTTCTGCCTCGTCGTCGACCTCACCGCGTGGTTCCTCCACCACACAGGCATCGTGTCGATCTCGGTGTTCGGCGTGCAGATGATCTCCGGTCTCGCCGCATTGGCAATTCTCCCGCACACCATCATGCGCCAGGCGCAGTTGCCGCCCCAGGGACCGATGCCATCCGTGCTGCAGGAATTGCCGATGAAGCCGTTTCTGATCTGGCTGGGATGCCTGCTGCTGTCCATCGCGGGGGCATTCGTCGCGATTCACGTCCTGTACGACGTCGTCGCCGTACTCAAGGATTGGGCGATCCTCGGTGGGATCGGGGCCGGCGTCTTCCTGATGCAGCAGATACTCGCGGTGTCGACCGCACTGTTCGGGTTACGTGCACTGAAGGCGTCCCGCAGCCATGATTTCGCGCCGCGGGTGGCCATTCTCGTCCCTGCGCACAACGAGGCGCACAGCATCGCGGCCACCATCGACGCCGTGGACGGTGCGGCCGAGAGCTATCCGGGTGGAGTCCACCTGTACGTGGTGAACAATGCGTCCTCGGATGAGACACATGAGGTCGCGCTGGAGACGATTCGCAACTGCGAGTTCATCACCGGCGAAGTCCTCGAATGCCCGACGCCCGGCAAAGCGATCGCTCTGAACATGGGCGTCGAGCACATCTCCGAGGAGTTCATCGTCCGGATCGACGCCGACACCGTGATAGGGCCCGGGTGCCTCGATTCGGCGATGCGTCATTTCGCCAATCCCGATGTGGGATGTGTCGGCGGGCTTCCGCTCCCACTCGAAGAGAAGACCTGGATCGACAAGTGTCGCCTGATCGAGGTCTACATGCGTCACGGGTTCTTCCAGGTCTCGCTGGACGGCTACAACGCGGTCATGGGCATCCCCGGCATGTTCGCCGTCTATCGCCGCAGCCAGCTGCTGGAGGTCGGCGGGATGGTCCAGGGCATGAACGGCGAGGACACCGATATCTGTATGCGGCTCACCGCTGCCGGATATCACAGCATCGCCGACCCGCACGCGGTCTATTACAGTGAGACTCCCGCGTCATATGCCCACCTACGGGAGCAGCGGACACGATGGTTCCGCAGCATCTATCACCTTGCCGCCCGTAACCGCGCCATCCTGTTCGATCGGCGGACGATGGTGGGAACCTTTGTGCTGCCGTTCAACTTGGTGAACGCGGCACGCCGCGCGATGCTCCTGCCATTGCTGATATACGCAGCCCTGACGGGGTTTGTCTTTCATGCCACTTTCGTCACGATGCGTTGGCAGCCGATCGTCGCGACACTGCTCGGGATGTCGATGATCATGACGGTCGTCGTGACACTCATCTGGCGGGCGAGCGCGGTGAGATTCATCCCGTTGTATCTGGGATTCCGGGTCTTGCGTAGCTATTTCACCTTGTCGTCGGCGTTGAGTCTCATCTATCCCCCGATGCATCCCCACCTACCCCGCCATCTGTGGTCTGGTCACGACATGCTCACCCGACGGCGTGAACTGCGCGAACACAAGGTGCACGAACCCGACCCGGACCCACTCGTCCCACCGGACATCACCCAGCCGGGATGA
- a CDS encoding NAD-dependent epimerase/dehydratase family protein, which yields MRILVLGGDGFCGWPSALHLAASGHDVTIVDSLVRRKIDDELGVHSLTPIHSPAERMTAWHEVSGERIEIVELDLARDYDPLAELLRTTRPDTVVHFAEQRAAPYSMKSPAHKRYTVDNNLNGTHNLLAAIVETGLDVHVVHLGTMGVYGYETVPVDLPEGYLTVSYPDRNGEMRSRDILYPTQPGSVYHLTKSLDQLLFQFYARNDGIRITDLHQGIVWGTQTDETARDPRLINRFDYDGDFGTVLNRFLVEAAVGHPLTVHGTGGQTRAFINIRDSIRCIRLAVESGSEVNGQVRVMNQMTETHRVADLAELVAALAGCEVATVSNPRKEADENQLAARNDLLLGLGLDPIRLDSELLSAEIEIARKYAERVDRNHIPCTSYWTEDRRNAAQEHDR from the coding sequence ATGCGAATTCTGGTCCTGGGCGGCGACGGTTTCTGTGGATGGCCCAGTGCGCTGCACCTGGCCGCGAGCGGCCATGACGTCACCATCGTCGACAGCCTCGTCCGTCGGAAGATCGACGACGAACTCGGGGTGCACTCACTCACCCCCATCCACTCGCCTGCCGAACGGATGACCGCATGGCATGAGGTGTCGGGCGAGCGGATCGAGATCGTCGAACTGGACCTCGCCCGGGACTACGACCCCCTGGCCGAGCTCCTGCGGACCACACGGCCCGACACCGTCGTCCATTTCGCCGAACAGCGTGCAGCGCCGTACTCGATGAAGTCACCGGCACACAAGCGCTACACGGTCGACAACAACCTCAACGGCACGCACAATCTCCTCGCCGCGATCGTCGAGACCGGACTGGACGTCCATGTGGTGCATCTCGGCACCATGGGTGTCTACGGTTACGAGACCGTGCCGGTTGACCTCCCGGAGGGTTATCTGACGGTCAGTTACCCGGACCGCAACGGCGAGATGCGCAGCCGGGACATCTTGTACCCCACCCAACCCGGCAGCGTCTACCACCTCACGAAGTCGCTGGACCAGTTGCTGTTCCAGTTCTACGCGCGCAACGACGGGATCCGCATCACCGATCTCCATCAGGGCATCGTCTGGGGTACCCAGACCGACGAGACCGCACGGGATCCCCGGCTCATCAACCGATTCGACTACGACGGCGATTTCGGCACAGTCCTCAACCGCTTCTTGGTGGAGGCCGCGGTGGGCCATCCGCTGACAGTCCACGGCACCGGAGGGCAGACACGGGCGTTCATCAACATCCGGGACTCGATCCGGTGTATCCGTCTCGCGGTCGAGTCGGGATCGGAGGTGAACGGCCAGGTCCGCGTGATGAACCAGATGACGGAGACCCACCGGGTAGCCGACCTCGCAGAGTTGGTCGCCGCGCTGGCCGGATGCGAGGTCGCAACGGTCTCCAACCCCCGCAAAGAGGCAGATGAGAATCAGTTGGCAGCCCGGAACGACCTGCTACTCGGCCTCGGTCTCGATCCGATCCGCCTCGACTCCGAACTCCTGTCTGCGGAGATCGAGATCGCCCGCAAGTACGCGGAACGTGTTGATCGGAACCACATTCCGTGTACATCCTACTGGACCGAGGACCGCCGCAACGCCGCCCAGGAGCATGACCGGTGA
- a CDS encoding ABC transporter substrate-binding protein, with translation MRRRTGRVVAAAIAAACVFSVVSCSSDDDSSGGSTSAAGESGVKAAGAPIKVGLFNPSKGPATQAGVTSGRDAAVDYINNQIGGLSGRPIEVVDCGIDQTAPESTIACANQFVQAGVVAAIDAYDSESLAAVPILTAAKIPLVGQIPFNTATGAKADNRVYFGPPPAAFLVGFMQSLKAAGKKSLTLANADLPQAHQVFDGLLAPLGKQLGIEVKSVYYPPTGPNFTALATTLAEGNPDAAGLMTAPNDNTCTKLSQSLRSVGYKNTMFMAACTEFIDTMGSQAVGAQTYSPGWQPPSIDSAPEPAKANLKVAEQYVDAAGGAGGFYAYGTFAIFVDFVNGLNQAKVTDFTGVNVLNGLKGLTDFQSFLGPKLTCGKPTTPNCTTEMLLFEVTGDKTTKPVGGGYITPSPEVLKLIPGAA, from the coding sequence ATGCGTAGGAGAACAGGGCGGGTCGTCGCGGCTGCCATTGCTGCGGCGTGTGTTTTCTCCGTCGTCTCGTGTAGCAGCGATGACGACAGCTCGGGCGGATCGACATCCGCCGCGGGCGAGAGCGGTGTCAAGGCGGCCGGTGCGCCCATCAAGGTCGGGCTCTTCAACCCGTCCAAGGGGCCGGCCACCCAGGCCGGGGTCACTTCGGGCCGCGACGCCGCGGTCGACTACATCAACAATCAGATCGGCGGGCTCAGCGGTCGTCCGATCGAGGTCGTCGACTGCGGGATCGATCAGACCGCCCCGGAATCGACCATCGCCTGTGCAAATCAGTTCGTCCAAGCCGGTGTTGTCGCGGCGATCGACGCCTACGATTCGGAATCACTTGCCGCGGTGCCGATCCTGACCGCCGCGAAGATTCCTCTGGTCGGCCAGATCCCGTTCAACACCGCAACCGGCGCCAAGGCCGACAACCGCGTGTACTTCGGTCCGCCGCCGGCCGCGTTCCTCGTCGGCTTCATGCAGAGCCTCAAGGCGGCCGGTAAGAAGTCGCTGACACTGGCGAATGCCGATCTGCCGCAGGCGCATCAGGTTTTCGACGGCCTGCTGGCTCCGCTCGGAAAGCAGCTGGGTATCGAGGTCAAGAGCGTCTACTACCCGCCGACCGGACCCAACTTCACCGCCCTGGCAACCACTCTTGCCGAGGGCAATCCGGATGCGGCCGGTCTCATGACCGCACCGAACGACAACACATGCACCAAGCTCTCGCAGTCGCTGCGATCAGTCGGTTACAAGAACACCATGTTCATGGCGGCGTGCACCGAGTTCATCGACACGATGGGCTCCCAAGCGGTCGGCGCGCAGACGTACTCGCCCGGCTGGCAGCCGCCCTCCATCGATTCGGCGCCTGAACCGGCCAAGGCCAATCTGAAGGTCGCCGAGCAGTACGTCGACGCGGCAGGCGGGGCCGGCGGCTTCTACGCCTACGGAACGTTCGCGATCTTCGTCGACTTCGTCAACGGGCTGAATCAGGCCAAGGTCACCGACTTCACCGGCGTCAACGTGCTGAACGGACTCAAGGGGCTCACCGATTTCCAGAGCTTCCTCGGCCCGAAGCTGACATGCGGCAAGCCCACCACCCCGAACTGCACCACCGAGATGCTCCTGTTCGAGGTCACCGGTGACAAGACGACGAAGCCGGTCGGCGGGGGTTACATCACACCGAGTCCCGAGGTGCTCAAGCTCATCCCGGGCGCCGCGTAG
- a CDS encoding ABC transporter permease, which yields MGQFLQFVFLGLSTGAVYAVMATSLVGVYAATGIINFAQGAMGLWAVYAVAALRTDGSLVLPIGSIPLGSADDPMSMWPAILIGVGSAVVWAVVAHLLVFRPLRQAPVLAQVVASVGLMLFIQALVQLRFDTENLLALAVLPDKTFEFAGAVVNVSDVILAGIAIAIAAILWAYFRLTRLGVATRAGAEDELAARLVGYSPDRLAAIIWVLTGAATGLIVILAAFTIGLNVTSYTFFVIPALAVALLGRLTSFGIACGAGLLLGSFQAVITWLTTKDWWPEWAQAGLGEALPFVVIVVALFLLGGRIPSRGSLGDVQMPAVRIPRIRLIPTIGVLAATVAAILLTSGTWRFGVVTSIILSLIALSLVLLTGYLGQISLASMAFAGAAGFALSKLTVNWHVPFPLSILLAALIATALGILVGIPALRIRGAQLAVVTLAAAIAIQSFVFNNPEITAYEGNMIVDPTLFGFDLGVRDGTNLVTVRFALMVLLVVAVATLVVMRLMAGSTGRSFLAVRSNERAAASVGINVAATKLLGFALSAFLAGVGGCLIGYSRGQLSAGSFTVMVGLTLLAMTYVGGITSVSGAFIAGVIGPLGVGYVFLNQTLDLGEYYEIIAAGGLLLMAVLNPVGVSGAMADVGDRLSRMRRPRAPSSDESTTVVTSSNSGAGAHV from the coding sequence ATGGGTCAGTTCCTGCAGTTCGTCTTCCTCGGCCTCTCGACCGGCGCCGTCTATGCCGTGATGGCCACGTCGCTGGTCGGTGTCTACGCGGCCACCGGCATCATCAACTTCGCACAGGGCGCGATGGGTCTCTGGGCCGTCTACGCCGTGGCGGCACTCCGCACCGACGGCAGCCTCGTCCTCCCGATCGGCTCCATCCCACTCGGCAGTGCCGACGATCCGATGTCCATGTGGCCTGCCATCCTGATCGGCGTCGGTTCGGCTGTCGTGTGGGCCGTCGTCGCGCATCTGCTGGTGTTCCGCCCGCTTCGGCAGGCGCCGGTGCTCGCGCAGGTGGTCGCATCGGTCGGGCTCATGCTGTTCATCCAGGCGCTGGTGCAACTGCGGTTCGACACCGAGAATCTCCTTGCGCTGGCAGTCTTGCCGGACAAGACATTCGAGTTCGCCGGCGCCGTGGTGAACGTCTCCGACGTGATCCTCGCGGGCATCGCGATCGCCATCGCGGCCATCTTGTGGGCGTACTTCCGCCTCACCAGACTCGGCGTCGCGACACGTGCGGGCGCCGAGGACGAGTTGGCCGCACGGCTGGTCGGTTACTCACCGGATCGCCTCGCCGCGATCATCTGGGTGCTCACGGGTGCCGCCACCGGGTTGATCGTCATCCTTGCGGCGTTCACGATCGGCCTGAATGTCACCAGTTACACGTTCTTTGTCATCCCGGCTCTGGCGGTGGCACTCCTCGGTCGGCTCACCTCATTCGGGATCGCTTGCGGGGCAGGTCTTCTGCTGGGTAGCTTCCAGGCCGTCATCACCTGGTTGACCACCAAGGACTGGTGGCCGGAGTGGGCGCAGGCGGGTCTGGGCGAGGCGTTGCCGTTCGTGGTGATCGTGGTGGCGCTGTTCCTGCTCGGCGGACGAATCCCGTCGCGTGGGTCGTTGGGCGACGTGCAGATGCCTGCCGTCCGGATACCGCGTATCCGTCTGATCCCCACGATCGGGGTTCTCGCCGCGACGGTCGCGGCGATCCTCCTGACCTCCGGGACATGGCGTTTCGGCGTGGTGACCTCGATCATTCTCTCGCTCATCGCGCTGTCGCTGGTGCTGCTCACCGGATATCTGGGACAGATCTCGTTGGCGTCGATGGCCTTTGCCGGTGCTGCCGGCTTCGCGCTCTCCAAACTCACTGTCAATTGGCATGTGCCGTTCCCGTTGAGCATCCTGCTGGCGGCGTTGATCGCGACGGCACTGGGCATCCTGGTGGGCATCCCGGCGTTGCGTATCCGTGGGGCGCAGCTGGCCGTGGTCACCCTCGCGGCTGCGATCGCCATCCAGAGCTTCGTCTTCAACAACCCGGAGATCACCGCGTACGAGGGCAACATGATCGTCGATCCGACGCTGTTCGGCTTCGACCTGGGCGTTCGCGACGGCACCAACCTGGTCACGGTTCGCTTCGCCCTGATGGTCCTGCTGGTGGTGGCGGTCGCGACGCTCGTCGTGATGCGGTTGATGGCCGGGTCCACCGGACGGTCGTTCCTCGCCGTCCGGTCGAACGAGCGCGCGGCCGCGTCCGTCGGCATCAACGTCGCCGCGACCAAGTTGCTGGGCTTTGCTCTGTCGGCCTTCCTGGCCGGTGTCGGCGGATGTCTCATCGGCTACAGCCGGGGACAGCTGTCGGCCGGATCGTTCACTGTGATGGTCGGTCTCACGCTGCTCGCCATGACCTACGTCGGCGGGATCACCTCGGTGTCCGGTGCGTTCATCGCCGGTGTGATCGGTCCGCTGGGTGTCGGCTATGTGTTCCTCAACCAGACCCTCGACCTCGGTGAGTATTACGAGATCATCGCCGCAGGCGGTCTCCTCCTGATGGCCGTGCTCAATCCGGTCGGGGTGTCCGGGGCGATGGCCGACGTCGGCGACCGATTGAGTCGGATGCGGCGTCCACGCGCGCCGTCGTCGGATGAGTCCACAACCGTTGTCACATCATCGAACTCGGGAGCGGGTGCTCATGTCTGA
- a CDS encoding ABC transporter ATP-binding protein has translation MSDVIGGQGAATTTEPLLRTEGLSVHYGGVTANADIDLSVDAGEIVGLIGPNGAGKTTFVDAVTGFAKATGEVRLDGDRVDRIAAHRRRTAGMARTWQAGELFADLTVAQNLAVAVQRVGLRALVSDVFTGSKPRAEVIDDALGTVGLRSVADRRPGELTLGQQKLVGVARALVGGTRLVLLDEPAAGLDTHESREFGAELRRIAATGVGILLIDHDMSLVLDVCDRLYVLDFGKVIASGSPAEIQDDPAVVAAYLGSPEVEADASADNESEGVR, from the coding sequence ATGTCTGACGTCATCGGTGGCCAAGGGGCCGCCACCACGACCGAACCGCTGCTCCGCACCGAAGGGCTGTCTGTCCACTACGGCGGCGTCACCGCCAACGCCGACATCGACCTCAGCGTCGATGCCGGGGAGATCGTCGGGTTGATCGGGCCCAACGGCGCCGGGAAGACGACGTTCGTCGACGCGGTGACCGGCTTCGCCAAGGCGACCGGAGAGGTGCGTCTCGATGGTGATCGAGTCGACCGCATCGCCGCGCACCGTCGGAGGACCGCGGGGATGGCCCGCACCTGGCAGGCCGGTGAGCTGTTCGCCGACCTCACCGTCGCGCAGAATCTCGCGGTCGCGGTCCAGCGGGTCGGGTTGCGCGCGTTGGTCTCTGACGTGTTCACCGGGTCGAAGCCGCGTGCCGAGGTCATCGATGATGCGTTGGGCACGGTCGGGTTGCGTAGCGTCGCCGACCGGCGGCCGGGTGAACTGACGCTCGGCCAGCAGAAGCTGGTGGGTGTCGCACGCGCCCTCGTGGGTGGGACGCGTCTGGTGTTGCTGGACGAGCCGGCCGCGGGACTCGACACCCATGAGAGCCGCGAGTTCGGTGCCGAACTGCGGCGGATCGCGGCGACCGGCGTCGGCATCCTGCTGATCGACCACGACATGTCACTGGTGCTCGACGTCTGCGATCGCCTGTACGTTCTCGACTTCGGCAAGGTCATCGCCTCGGGCTCGCCTGCGGAGATCCAGGATGATCCGGCGGTGGTTGCCGCCTATCTCGGCAGTCCGGAGGTGGAGGCAGACGCCTCCGCCGACAACGAAAGCGAGGGTGTGCGATGA
- a CDS encoding ABC transporter ATP-binding protein gives MTAVLEFDGVTVGHGGVPAVRDLSASVRPGEILALLGPNGAGKTTTLLAAVGALPVMSGGITALGEPVDGRVERNARRGVTLVPDNRGLFHRLSVSDNLKLAKRKNGGNVDVVYEHFPKLRGLRGRRCGNLSGGEQQMLALAKALLTKPSVLLIDELSLGLSPIAVQDLLPRLRTIADEQQMAVVLVEQHIDLALGIADSAVVLHHGRVALRGSARELREHRDTVEAAYFGRLGVSDLAG, from the coding sequence ATGACCGCGGTGTTGGAGTTCGACGGGGTCACGGTCGGCCACGGTGGCGTCCCGGCCGTCCGCGATCTGTCCGCGTCGGTACGTCCCGGAGAGATCCTCGCCCTCCTCGGGCCGAACGGGGCGGGCAAGACCACCACGTTGCTGGCCGCGGTCGGTGCCCTCCCGGTGATGTCGGGGGGCATCACCGCACTGGGTGAACCGGTGGACGGGCGGGTGGAACGCAACGCGCGTCGAGGCGTCACGCTGGTCCCCGACAACCGCGGCCTCTTTCACCGGCTGTCGGTGAGCGACAACCTGAAACTCGCCAAACGCAAGAACGGTGGGAACGTCGACGTCGTCTACGAGCACTTTCCCAAGCTGCGCGGACTACGCGGCCGCCGATGTGGAAACCTCTCGGGCGGTGAGCAGCAGATGCTCGCCCTTGCCAAAGCCCTGCTGACGAAGCCGTCGGTGCTGCTGATCGACGAACTCAGTCTCGGTCTGTCGCCCATCGCGGTCCAGGACCTTCTCCCGCGGCTGCGGACGATCGCCGACGAGCAGCAGATGGCCGTGGTGCTGGTGGAGCAACACATCGACCTCGCACTGGGTATCGCCGATTCGGCTGTTGTCCTGCATCACGGCCGGGTCGCGCTGAGGGGCTCGGCGCGCGAACTCCGCGAGCACCGCGATACCGTCGAGGCCGCCTACTTCGGCCGGCTCGGCGTATCAGATCTCGCCGGTTGA